Proteins from one Acidobacteriota bacterium genomic window:
- a CDS encoding metal-dependent transcriptional regulator gives MSAWTHDLLARLRRRRVKREQEHGDNALKHLLKESHAGRAGTLASLKGTLRLGDRAVLRVLDRLRVSGLAAMEGDTHRLTADGEQRARHLIRAHRLLERYLADEARMPVTAVHGMAERLEHQMSEAETDRLSAALGHPERDPHGDPIPSAGEAPDDLGEPLASLTPGEVACISHLEDEPATIFRALVAHGLRPGLSVTVARASTESLELLADGRSLTLPVALAGNVFVTREHDVLAGEDDTVRLSDVAHEEEASVVSLSPACQGFTRRRLLDLGFTPGTRVRPVLESFAGDPRAYRVRGTTVALRHDQARHVTVRSAGAHGHRTAGTQDVGNAGAGVFGS, from the coding sequence ATGAGCGCCTGGACCCACGACCTTCTCGCGCGCCTGCGCCGCAGGCGCGTCAAGCGCGAGCAGGAGCATGGCGACAACGCCCTCAAGCACCTGCTGAAGGAGTCGCACGCGGGTCGGGCGGGCACGCTGGCCTCTCTCAAGGGCACGCTGCGTCTCGGCGATCGCGCCGTGCTTCGTGTGCTCGATCGCTTACGCGTATCAGGACTGGCGGCCATGGAGGGTGACACGCACCGGTTGACGGCCGACGGCGAACAACGGGCTCGACACTTGATCCGCGCGCACCGGCTGCTCGAGCGCTACCTCGCAGACGAGGCGCGCATGCCCGTGACGGCCGTCCACGGCATGGCCGAACGCCTCGAACACCAGATGAGCGAGGCGGAGACGGATCGACTCTCTGCCGCACTCGGCCATCCGGAACGCGATCCGCACGGCGATCCCATTCCCTCGGCTGGTGAGGCCCCCGACGATCTCGGCGAACCGCTGGCCTCGCTCACGCCGGGAGAGGTCGCGTGCATCTCGCACCTCGAGGACGAGCCCGCGACGATCTTCCGCGCCCTCGTCGCGCACGGCCTCCGTCCCGGGCTGAGCGTCACCGTCGCACGGGCGTCCACCGAGTCACTCGAACTGCTCGCGGACGGTCGCAGCCTGACACTCCCCGTCGCACTGGCTGGCAACGTGTTCGTGACGCGCGAGCACGACGTGCTGGCCGGCGAGGATGACACCGTGCGGCTCTCCGACGTGGCGCACGAGGAAGAGGCGTCAGTCGTATCGCTGTCGCCCGCGTGTCAGGGCTTCACGCGGCGGCGGCTGCTCGACCTCGGGTTCACGCCGGGCACGCGCGTCAGGCCGGTGCTCGAGAGCTTCGCGGGCGATCCCCGCGCTTACCGCGTCCGCGGGACGACCGTCGCCCTCCGACACGACCAGGCGCGACACGTGACGGTCAGGAGTGCGGGCGCACACGGACACAGGACCGCAGGAACGCAGGACGTCGGGAATGCAGGCGCGGGAGTGTTCGGATCATGA
- a CDS encoding 50S ribosome-binding GTPase — protein MSHGSAHDCETCPVAVELAPMGFDVAATDRVIALAGNPNTGKSTLFNALTGLRQHTGNWPGKTVTRAEGAFSYGGVRYKIVDLPGTYSLLSASQDEEVARDFILFGQPHCTVVVTDASALERNLNLVLQVLEITDRVVVAVNLMDEARRKGIAVDTRSLARDLGVPAIPIVARTGEGMHALLTAVDGVAGGTIATTPLRVVGTPEFEHAVTELMAQVEAAAPGVPNSRWLAIRLLDGDARVEEALRSGELVRMVARQQQRDVRFSRQIALEGAQ, from the coding sequence ATGAGTCACGGCTCGGCGCACGACTGCGAGACGTGTCCGGTGGCCGTCGAACTGGCGCCGATGGGGTTCGACGTCGCCGCGACGGATCGGGTGATCGCGCTGGCGGGGAATCCGAACACCGGCAAGAGCACGCTGTTCAACGCGCTGACCGGACTGCGACAGCACACGGGGAACTGGCCCGGCAAGACGGTGACGCGTGCGGAAGGCGCGTTCTCCTACGGCGGCGTGCGCTACAAGATCGTCGATCTCCCGGGCACGTATTCCCTGCTCTCTGCGTCGCAGGACGAAGAAGTCGCGCGCGATTTCATCCTCTTCGGCCAGCCGCACTGCACCGTCGTGGTCACCGACGCGAGCGCACTCGAGCGCAACCTGAATCTCGTCCTCCAGGTGCTGGAGATCACCGATCGCGTGGTGGTGGCCGTGAACCTGATGGACGAGGCGCGCCGGAAGGGCATCGCGGTGGACACCCGCAGCCTGGCCCGCGACCTCGGCGTGCCCGCCATCCCCATCGTCGCGCGGACGGGTGAAGGGATGCACGCGCTGCTGACGGCGGTGGATGGCGTGGCAGGCGGTACGATCGCCACGACACCCCTGCGCGTGGTGGGTACTCCCGAGTTCGAGCACGCCGTCACCGAGTTGATGGCGCAGGTGGAGGCCGCGGCACCTGGCGTGCCCAACAGTCGGTGGCTCGCCATCCGTCTGCTCGATGGCGATGCGCGCGTGGAGGAGGCGCTGCGCAGCGGTGAACTGGTGCGCATGGTGGCGCGGCAGCAGCAGCGTGACGTGCGTTTCAGCCGACAGATCGCGCTGGAGGGTGCGCAGTGA
- a CDS encoding ferrous iron transporter B, with amino-acid sequence MTASHHPTADEVLARARDLRRQLGGGFREEAVKSLYAEAERVARRAVDDDNDARAFRLDARIDRLVTSPVLGLPIMLVLLSVVFWLTIAGANVPSAMLASGLFWIEDQAVALFDALGVPWWITGFVWRGVYRGLAWVVSVMLPPMAIFFPLFTIFEDLGYLPRVAFNLDFLFRRAGAHGKQALTMAMGFGCNAAGVIATRIIDSPRERLVAILTNNFVPCNGRFPTLIMLGTIFVGASFSPAFASIAAAASVVGVVVLGIGFTLLMSWILSRTILRGEASTFTLELPPYRRPNVGRIIYTSIIDRTLFVLWRAMWTAAPAGAVIWLLANIHWGDRTLVAVIAGWLDPLGHAIGLDGVIMLTYIIAIPANEIVVPTMVMAYLGTGMMTDMTSLDDLRRLLVDQQGWTLLTGVNLMLFSLLHNPCGTTIITIYKETLSARWATIGALMPLSVAFLVCFLTATIARWLYY; translated from the coding sequence GTGACCGCGTCGCACCACCCGACGGCCGACGAGGTGCTCGCACGCGCGCGAGACCTGCGACGTCAGCTCGGAGGCGGCTTCCGCGAGGAAGCGGTGAAGTCGCTCTACGCCGAGGCCGAGCGTGTGGCGCGCCGCGCTGTGGACGATGACAACGACGCGCGCGCGTTCCGCCTCGACGCACGTATCGATCGGCTGGTCACCTCACCGGTGCTGGGCCTGCCGATCATGCTCGTCCTCCTGTCGGTGGTGTTCTGGCTGACGATTGCCGGCGCCAACGTCCCGTCGGCGATGCTTGCGAGCGGCCTGTTCTGGATCGAGGACCAGGCGGTGGCGCTCTTCGACGCGCTGGGCGTGCCGTGGTGGATCACGGGCTTCGTGTGGCGCGGCGTGTATCGCGGGCTCGCGTGGGTGGTGAGCGTGATGCTGCCGCCGATGGCGATCTTCTTCCCGCTCTTCACGATCTTCGAGGATCTCGGCTACCTGCCGCGCGTGGCGTTCAACCTGGACTTCCTCTTCAGGCGCGCCGGCGCGCACGGCAAGCAGGCGCTGACGATGGCGATGGGGTTCGGCTGCAACGCGGCAGGCGTGATCGCCACGCGCATCATCGACTCGCCGCGCGAGCGGCTCGTGGCCATCCTCACCAACAACTTCGTGCCGTGCAACGGGCGCTTCCCCACGCTCATCATGCTCGGCACGATCTTCGTGGGCGCGTCCTTCTCGCCAGCCTTCGCGTCGATCGCCGCCGCGGCCTCGGTCGTCGGCGTCGTCGTGCTCGGCATCGGCTTCACGCTCCTCATGTCGTGGATCCTCTCGCGCACGATCCTGCGCGGCGAGGCGTCCACGTTCACGCTGGAATTGCCGCCGTATCGGCGGCCGAACGTCGGCCGCATCATCTACACGTCGATCATCGACAGGACGCTGTTCGTGCTGTGGCGTGCGATGTGGACCGCCGCGCCAGCCGGTGCGGTGATCTGGTTACTCGCGAACATCCACTGGGGCGATCGCACGCTCGTCGCGGTGATTGCCGGCTGGCTGGATCCGCTCGGTCACGCAATCGGACTCGACGGCGTGATCATGCTCACGTACATCATCGCCATCCCGGCCAACGAGATCGTCGTGCCCACGATGGTGATGGCGTACCTCGGCACGGGGATGATGACCGACATGACGAGCCTCGACGATCTGCGCCGCCTGCTCGTCGATCAGCAGGGCTGGACGCTGCTCACGGGCGTCAACCTGATGCTGTTCTCGCTGCTGCACAACCCGTGCGGCACGACCATCATCACGATCTACAAGGAGACCCTCAGCGCCCGCTGGGCCACCATCGGCGCCCTGATGCCTCTCAGCGTCGCCTTCCTCGTCTGCTTCCTCACCGCGACGATCGCGCGGTGGCTCTACTACTGA
- a CDS encoding MFS transporter, whose amino-acid sequence MTRDERAALAWSFVYFFALLCAYGLLRPLREEMGVRHGVDKLQWLFSGTFVCMLLAQPLYGAIVSRYQRRIFLPAVYGFFVACLVGFYLVFRADVGMTVAVPAFFIWVSVFNLFVVSVFWSFMSDIFTSDQAKRLYGIIAAGGTCGALAGPGLTALLVERVGVPQLMLISALVLSGALVAILRLLPWATERRGVDRPIGGTVLAGARLMLGSPFLRLLAGLLLLYVTVNTILYYQQAAVVSRAFTDPGARAAYFARIDFSVNALTVITQVCVTRVLLTRAGVTPLLMLSPLLVAAGFAWLAVSPTPLLLAAIQVVHRAGNFALIAPARESLFTRVDRETRYKAKAFIDTAIYRGGDLVNGWIMAGIVAMQMPLAEVALIGLVVAGTWALFGWRIGRTHDAHLAAAGSPSSGLSSTS is encoded by the coding sequence GTGACCCGCGACGAGCGGGCCGCGCTGGCGTGGAGCTTCGTCTATTTCTTCGCGCTCCTCTGCGCGTACGGCCTGCTCCGGCCGCTGCGTGAGGAGATGGGCGTTCGCCACGGCGTCGACAAACTCCAGTGGCTCTTCAGCGGCACGTTCGTCTGCATGCTGCTGGCGCAGCCGCTCTACGGCGCGATCGTCTCGCGGTATCAGCGCCGCATCTTCCTGCCCGCCGTCTACGGCTTCTTCGTCGCATGCCTGGTCGGCTTCTATCTGGTCTTCCGGGCCGACGTGGGCATGACCGTCGCCGTGCCCGCGTTCTTCATCTGGGTGAGCGTCTTCAACCTGTTCGTCGTGTCGGTGTTCTGGAGCTTCATGTCCGACATCTTCACGAGCGATCAGGCCAAGCGCCTCTACGGCATCATCGCCGCAGGCGGCACGTGCGGCGCGCTGGCGGGGCCAGGTCTCACGGCACTGCTCGTCGAGCGCGTGGGTGTGCCGCAACTCATGCTGATCTCCGCGCTGGTGCTCTCCGGCGCGCTCGTCGCCATCCTGCGCCTGCTGCCGTGGGCCACGGAGCGGCGCGGCGTCGATCGCCCCATCGGCGGGACCGTACTCGCGGGCGCGCGCCTGATGCTCGGCTCGCCGTTCCTGCGTCTGCTCGCCGGCCTCCTGCTCCTCTACGTCACCGTCAACACCATCCTCTACTACCAGCAGGCTGCCGTCGTGTCGCGCGCGTTCACGGATCCGGGCGCCCGGGCGGCCTACTTCGCACGCATCGACTTCTCAGTGAACGCGCTGACAGTGATCACGCAGGTGTGCGTGACGCGTGTGCTGCTGACGCGTGCCGGCGTGACGCCGCTCCTGATGCTGTCTCCGCTGCTCGTGGCGGCGGGCTTCGCGTGGCTGGCCGTCTCTCCGACACCGCTGCTGCTCGCGGCCATCCAGGTCGTGCACCGCGCGGGGAACTTCGCGCTGATCGCGCCGGCGCGCGAGAGCCTGTTCACACGCGTGGATCGCGAGACGCGCTACAAGGCCAAGGCGTTCATCGACACGGCCATCTATCGCGGTGGCGATCTCGTGAACGGCTGGATCATGGCCGGCATCGTCGCGATGCAGATGCCGCTCGCGGAGGTCGCCCTGATCGGCCTGGTCGTGGCCGGGACGTGGGCCCTCTTCGGCTGGCGTATCGGCCGTACGCACGACGCGCACCTGGCGGCGGCCGGGAGTCCCTCGTCTGGCCTTTCCTCCACCTCGTGA
- a CDS encoding NAD-dependent epimerase/dehydratase family protein, giving the protein MKVLVIGGTGFLGPHTVRRLRERGHTVTLFNRGRTNPGLFPDIEQLRGDRKTDLSALEGRKWDAVIDPSAYIPADVTRSATLLAPNVGHYLLISTISVYAAIDTPGMDEGAPLATLKDPTVTEVTGGSYGGLKVLCEQAAEKAMPGKTTVIRPGLIVGPGDTTDRFTYWPMRVARGGEVLAPHAASDYVQCIDVRDLANFIVTCVENRTTGIYNADAPQASLTMGRLLETCRDVTRAQATFVWLPLDFMEAQEVRAWSDMPVWLPPQGEYAGAGQISVKAAMAKGLTHRPLAETVRDTFAYVETWPAERKAALKAGLSPDREKAVLAAWKARTR; this is encoded by the coding sequence CTGAAGGTCCTCGTCATCGGCGGGACGGGATTCCTCGGTCCGCACACCGTGCGCCGGCTGCGCGAGCGCGGCCACACGGTCACGCTGTTCAATCGCGGACGGACGAACCCCGGGCTCTTCCCCGACATCGAACAACTGCGCGGCGATCGCAAGACCGATCTCTCGGCGCTCGAAGGACGCAAGTGGGACGCGGTCATCGATCCGTCGGCCTACATTCCGGCGGACGTGACGCGCAGCGCCACGCTGCTCGCGCCCAACGTGGGGCACTACCTGCTCATCTCGACCATCTCCGTGTACGCGGCCATCGACACGCCGGGCATGGACGAAGGGGCTCCCCTCGCCACACTGAAGGATCCCACAGTGACCGAGGTGACGGGCGGGTCGTACGGTGGACTGAAGGTGCTGTGCGAGCAGGCGGCCGAGAAGGCGATGCCCGGCAAGACCACCGTCATCCGCCCCGGCCTCATCGTCGGGCCGGGCGATACGACGGACCGCTTCACGTACTGGCCCATGCGTGTGGCGCGCGGCGGTGAGGTGCTTGCGCCACATGCCGCGAGCGACTACGTGCAGTGCATCGACGTGCGCGACCTCGCGAACTTCATCGTGACGTGCGTGGAGAATCGCACGACGGGAATCTACAACGCCGACGCGCCCCAGGCGAGCCTCACGATGGGGCGCCTGCTGGAGACGTGCCGGGACGTGACGCGCGCGCAGGCCACGTTCGTCTGGCTTCCGCTCGATTTCATGGAGGCTCAGGAAGTACGCGCGTGGAGCGACATGCCCGTGTGGCTGCCGCCGCAGGGCGAGTACGCCGGGGCGGGTCAGATCAGCGTCAAGGCCGCGATGGCCAAGGGGCTGACGCACCGCCCTCTGGCCGAAACCGTACGCGACACGTTCGCGTACGTCGAGACGTGGCCCGCGGAGCGCAAGGCCGCGCTCAAGGCAGGCTTGTCACCCGACCGCGAGAAGGCCGTCCTCGCCGCCTGGAAAGCCAGAACACGCTGA
- the map gene encoding type I methionyl aminopeptidase, with amino-acid sequence MSITSDEELQGMARAGRVVARALAAMRDAVVPGATPADVEAVGAEILRQEGAQAAPVVIYGAPCAAFVSVNDAVVHGLPTRTPLRAGDLVKIDVTPLVDGYVADGAITVAVEPSTSRGRRLARAAERALAAALAIVRPGLPVHALGAAIDGHVRREGFSVVRDLTGHGVGRSIHEPPEVPNFDPGGRSPLLTEGLVLAVEPLVAEHSGRIRTLKDRWTIATRDGGWTAHWEHTIVVMKDGALVLTAPGH; translated from the coding sequence ATGTCGATCACGAGCGACGAGGAACTGCAGGGCATGGCGCGCGCGGGGCGGGTCGTGGCGCGGGCGCTGGCGGCCATGCGTGACGCAGTGGTGCCTGGTGCGACGCCCGCCGACGTCGAAGCCGTCGGTGCGGAGATCCTGCGTCAGGAGGGTGCGCAGGCCGCGCCGGTCGTCATCTACGGCGCGCCGTGCGCAGCATTCGTGAGCGTGAACGACGCCGTTGTCCACGGCCTGCCGACGCGCACGCCGCTGCGCGCGGGCGATCTCGTCAAGATCGACGTGACGCCACTGGTCGATGGTTACGTGGCCGATGGCGCCATCACGGTGGCCGTCGAGCCATCCACGTCACGGGGGAGGCGACTCGCGCGGGCCGCGGAACGTGCGCTGGCCGCCGCGCTTGCGATCGTGCGTCCCGGACTGCCGGTCCACGCACTCGGCGCGGCCATCGACGGCCATGTCAGGCGCGAGGGGTTCTCGGTGGTGCGCGACCTCACCGGACACGGTGTTGGCCGGAGCATCCACGAGCCGCCCGAGGTGCCGAACTTCGATCCGGGCGGTCGCTCGCCGCTGCTCACCGAGGGGCTGGTGCTGGCCGTCGAGCCGCTCGTCGCCGAGCACTCGGGCCGGATTCGCACGCTGAAGGATCGCTGGACCATCGCCACGCGCGACGGTGGATGGACCGCGCACTGGGAGCACACGATCGTCGTCATGAAAGACGGCGCGCTCGTCCTCACCGCACCTGGCCACTGA
- a CDS encoding dihydrodipicolinate synthase family protein, translated as MSAVPRATAKERASVQGVYSVLATPFRQGGDVDVKSLRRYVEHFIGAGVSGFTALGVLGEAARLTERERALVLDTVLTQVAGRVPVVVGTTTEGLHTCLELSRAAQSAGAAAVMVSPPRAPKLNSGSVKAHFAALADALTIPIVIQDFPPVSGFAMEPSLLVQIARDVPAARVIKLEDPPTPLKTARLLDAAGDMPLTIFGGLGGVYLLEELMAGSAGAMTGFAFPEILVDIVGRWHAGDREGAADVFYRTVPLMRLEFQEGIGMAVRKEVLRRRGLIADASTRAPGATLDAGTKAALDSLIAWTAAQEGFAWISA; from the coding sequence GTGTCAGCCGTTCCCCGCGCGACGGCCAAGGAGAGAGCGTCAGTGCAAGGTGTGTATTCCGTGCTCGCCACGCCGTTCAGGCAGGGTGGCGATGTCGATGTCAAAAGCCTGCGTCGCTACGTCGAGCACTTCATCGGCGCAGGCGTGTCCGGATTCACCGCGCTCGGCGTCCTCGGTGAAGCCGCACGTCTTACCGAGCGCGAACGCGCGCTCGTGCTCGACACGGTGCTGACGCAGGTCGCTGGTCGTGTGCCTGTCGTGGTCGGCACGACCACCGAAGGCCTGCACACCTGCCTCGAGCTGAGTCGCGCCGCGCAGTCGGCAGGCGCTGCTGCCGTGATGGTGAGCCCGCCGCGCGCGCCGAAGCTCAATTCCGGCAGCGTGAAGGCCCACTTCGCCGCGCTCGCCGACGCGCTCACCATCCCCATCGTCATCCAGGATTTCCCTCCGGTTTCCGGCTTCGCGATGGAACCGTCGCTGCTCGTGCAGATCGCGCGCGACGTGCCTGCGGCACGCGTCATCAAGCTCGAAGACCCACCGACGCCGCTCAAGACCGCACGACTGCTCGACGCGGCAGGCGACATGCCGCTGACCATCTTCGGCGGCCTCGGCGGCGTCTACCTGCTCGAGGAACTGATGGCGGGTTCGGCAGGCGCCATGACGGGGTTCGCGTTCCCGGAAATCCTCGTCGACATCGTGGGCCGGTGGCACGCCGGCGATCGGGAAGGCGCCGCTGACGTGTTCTACAGGACCGTCCCGCTGATGCGCCTGGAGTTCCAGGAGGGCATCGGCATGGCCGTGCGCAAGGAGGTGCTCCGGCGGCGTGGACTCATCGCCGACGCGTCCACGCGCGCGCCAGGCGCCACGCTGGACGCCGGCACGAAGGCGGCACTCGACAGCCTCATCGCATGGACGGCAGCACAGGAAGGCTTCGCATGGATCTCGGCCTGA
- a CDS encoding SDR family oxidoreductase: protein MDLGLTGKVAMVGGASRGLGFAVARALVAEGAQVSIASRDAVRVDAAAQALREATPGAQVLAVPADLRTADDIATWHQATMDRFGGVDLLFANTGGPPPGPALAFDDQAWQQAVDLLLLSTIRMVRLAVPVMAARGGGSILMTTSSAVLEPIPNLALSNVVRASVAALVKTLSNELAGQKIRVNNLVPGRIDTDRVRELDEGRAQASNVTLDEQRRRMEATIPLGRYGAPDEFGRAAAFLLSDASAYTTGAFLQIDGGMLKGVW, encoded by the coding sequence ATGGATCTCGGCCTGACAGGCAAGGTAGCGATGGTGGGCGGGGCGAGCCGCGGGCTCGGCTTCGCCGTGGCGCGCGCGCTCGTGGCCGAAGGCGCGCAGGTGTCGATCGCCTCACGCGACGCGGTGCGCGTAGACGCAGCGGCACAGGCACTGCGCGAGGCCACGCCCGGTGCGCAGGTCCTCGCGGTGCCTGCCGACCTCCGCACCGCTGACGACATCGCCACGTGGCACCAGGCGACGATGGACCGGTTCGGCGGTGTAGACCTGCTGTTTGCCAACACCGGTGGTCCGCCGCCAGGCCCCGCGCTCGCGTTCGACGACCAGGCGTGGCAACAGGCAGTCGACCTGCTGCTGCTCAGCACCATCCGCATGGTGCGTCTGGCGGTCCCGGTCATGGCTGCGCGCGGCGGCGGCAGCATCCTGATGACGACATCGTCTGCGGTGCTGGAACCGATCCCGAACCTCGCGCTCTCGAACGTGGTGCGCGCGAGCGTGGCGGCGCTGGTCAAGACGCTGTCCAACGAACTGGCCGGCCAGAAGATCAGGGTCAACAATCTCGTCCCCGGCCGGATCGACACCGATCGCGTGCGCGAACTGGACGAAGGGCGGGCGCAGGCGTCCAACGTGACGCTGGACGAGCAGCGCCGGCGCATGGAGGCCACGATCCCGCTCGGGCGGTACGGGGCTCCCGACGAGTTCGGCAGGGCCGCGGCGTTCCTGCTCTCTGACGCCTCGGCCTACACGACCGGTGCATTCCTCCAGATCGACGGGGGTATGCTGAAGGGCGTCTGGTAA
- a CDS encoding proline dehydrogenase family protein: protein MNPVRSLLLAASENRWMREHATSLPVFRRAVKRFMPGERLEDALDAAAALRAEDGTPVLLTRLGENVTDMAEADAVAAHYLDACDQIERRGIDGQVSIKLTQLGLDIDPVRCREHVRQLAARAARQHTLLWIDMEQHTYVDATLAMYHEVLTESRNVGVALQSYLFRTPKDLDAIIAAGGAVRLVKGAYKEPESVAYPKKPDVDAAYLALARTMIGEEARARGFRAIFGTHDVTIIDAIQQHAKATGVAPSEYEFALLYGIQRGVQRQLARDGYVLRVLISYGEYWFPWYMRRLAERPANVWFVARSIFAK from the coding sequence ATGAATCCCGTCCGCAGCCTGTTGCTCGCCGCCTCGGAGAACCGCTGGATGCGGGAGCACGCCACGAGCCTGCCCGTCTTCAGGCGGGCGGTGAAGCGCTTCATGCCAGGCGAACGCCTGGAGGATGCCCTCGATGCGGCGGCGGCACTGCGCGCCGAGGACGGCACACCCGTCCTTCTCACGCGTCTCGGCGAGAACGTCACGGACATGGCGGAAGCCGATGCCGTGGCCGCGCACTACCTCGACGCGTGCGACCAGATCGAACGACGGGGCATCGACGGGCAAGTCTCCATCAAGCTCACACAGCTCGGGCTCGATATCGATCCCGTGCGCTGCCGTGAGCACGTCAGGCAACTCGCCGCGCGCGCCGCACGACAGCACACGCTGCTCTGGATCGACATGGAGCAGCACACGTACGTGGACGCCACGCTCGCGATGTACCACGAGGTGCTCACCGAGTCCCGCAACGTGGGCGTGGCGCTGCAGTCGTACCTGTTCCGTACGCCGAAGGATCTCGACGCGATCATCGCGGCGGGTGGCGCGGTCCGTCTCGTGAAGGGGGCGTACAAGGAACCGGAGTCGGTGGCGTACCCGAAGAAACCCGACGTGGATGCCGCGTATCTCGCCCTTGCGCGCACGATGATTGGCGAGGAGGCGCGTGCGCGTGGATTCCGCGCCATCTTCGGTACGCACGACGTCACGATCATCGACGCCATCCAGCAGCACGCGAAGGCCACCGGCGTGGCGCCGAGCGAGTACGAGTTCGCGCTGCTCTACGGCATCCAGCGTGGTGTGCAGCGACAGCTCGCACGCGATGGCTACGTGCTGCGCGTGCTCATCAGCTACGGTGAGTACTGGTTCCCGTGGTACATGCGTCGCCTCGCCGAGCGCCCCGCGAACGTGTGGTTCGTGGCGCGGAGCATCTTCGCGAAGTGA
- a CDS encoding amidohydrolase family protein, whose translation MAGIDAHCHLWRFDAREYDWIPDEPAVLRQDHLAADLVRELDAAGIDGAIAVQARQSLAENDFLLEQARAGGGRIRGVVGWVDLAADDVSDVLSSYASRPGFVGVRHIVQAEPDPGFLARPAFNRGIALLRGHGLVYDVLVYAPQLPAAIAFVDAHPDQPFVLDHVAKPAIAAASFDDTWLRDFREIARRPHVTCKLSGLVTEVRDESWDADLLRRYLDAALEAFGPARLMFGSDWPVCRLRAEYGEWVSVLRAYTDALSPDERAAVWGTTATTVYGLPKA comes from the coding sequence ATGGCTGGCATCGACGCGCATTGTCATCTCTGGCGGTTCGACGCCCGTGAATACGACTGGATTCCCGACGAGCCTGCCGTGCTGCGGCAGGATCATCTCGCTGCGGATCTCGTGCGCGAACTCGATGCGGCAGGCATAGATGGGGCGATAGCGGTACAGGCGCGTCAGTCGCTCGCGGAGAACGATTTCCTGCTCGAGCAGGCACGCGCCGGCGGCGGCCGGATCCGTGGAGTTGTCGGCTGGGTCGATCTGGCGGCAGACGATGTGAGCGACGTGCTGTCGTCGTACGCGTCGCGGCCCGGATTCGTTGGCGTGCGACACATCGTCCAGGCCGAACCGGATCCCGGCTTCCTCGCACGGCCTGCGTTCAATCGCGGCATCGCATTGCTGCGCGGTCACGGCCTCGTGTACGACGTTCTCGTCTACGCGCCGCAACTGCCCGCAGCAATTGCCTTCGTGGATGCGCATCCCGATCAGCCGTTCGTGCTCGATCACGTCGCCAAGCCGGCCATCGCGGCAGCCAGCTTCGACGACACATGGCTGCGCGATTTCCGTGAGATCGCACGCCGGCCGCACGTCACGTGCAAGCTCTCAGGCCTCGTCACCGAGGTGCGCGATGAGTCCTGGGACGCCGACCTGCTCCGCCGCTATCTCGACGCCGCGCTCGAGGCCTTCGGACCTGCGAGGCTCATGTTCGGCAGCGACTGGCCCGTGTGTCGCCTGCGCGCCGAGTACGGCGAGTGGGTGTCCGTCCTGCGCGCGTACACGGATGCGCTGAGTCCCGACGAACGCGCCGCCGTCTGGGGCACGACCGCCACGACCGTGTACGGGCTGCCGAAGGCCTAG
- a CDS encoding metallophosphoesterase: MPLLTLPRATRRQFLAAAGATAASLTFTRSLTASAQDEPRVLRVALLSDTHIPADASERYRGFSPVENLAKVVPAVTGSTVEGTLICGDIARLQGLPEDYARVAGLLAPITAKMPLGMVLGNHDHRANFLEAFPQQRAAAAGVANRHTLSREARGLRFILLDSLLSPNVTPGQLGNAQRTWLATELAASSTPTIAVVHHSLGTNDGELVDADRLFDVLRPHRHVKAILYGHSHEYKVTERDGIQLINIPAVGYNFSDKEPIGWLESTWTTEGVDLTLHAIGGNQAADGQTTNVHWAR, from the coding sequence ATGCCCCTGCTGACCCTGCCCCGTGCCACCCGTCGTCAGTTCCTTGCCGCTGCCGGTGCAACGGCGGCCAGCCTGACGTTCACTCGCTCGCTGACGGCGTCCGCGCAGGACGAGCCGCGCGTCCTGCGTGTGGCGCTGCTGTCGGACACGCACATCCCTGCCGATGCGTCGGAGCGTTATCGGGGGTTCTCACCTGTCGAGAACCTCGCGAAGGTCGTTCCCGCCGTCACCGGGTCCACCGTCGAGGGCACGCTGATCTGCGGCGACATCGCGCGGCTGCAGGGCCTGCCGGAGGACTACGCACGCGTGGCCGGATTGTTGGCGCCCATCACCGCGAAGATGCCGCTCGGCATGGTGCTCGGCAACCACGACCACCGCGCGAACTTCCTCGAGGCGTTCCCGCAGCAACGGGCAGCAGCGGCAGGCGTGGCCAACAGGCACACGCTGTCTCGCGAAGCGCGAGGTCTGCGCTTCATCCTCCTGGACTCGCTGCTGTCGCCAAACGTCACGCCCGGACAGCTTGGCAACGCACAGCGCACCTGGCTGGCGACGGAACTCGCCGCGTCATCGACGCCGACGATCGCCGTGGTCCACCACTCGCTCGGCACGAACGACGGCGAGCTCGTCGACGCCGATCGACTGTTCGACGTCCTCCGTCCGCATCGTCACGTGAAAGCGATTCTTTACGGACACTCGCACGAGTACAAGGTGACCGAACGCGACGGCATTCAGCTGATCAACATCCCCGCCGTCGGCTACAACTTCTCCGACAAGGAGCCCATCGGCTGGCTCGAATCGACGTGGACCACGGAAGGCGTCGACCTCACGCTGCACGCCATCGGCGGCAATCAGGCCGCAGACGGCCAGACGACGAACGTCCACTGGGCACGCTGA